The Solanum lycopersicum chromosome 9, SLM_r2.1 genome window below encodes:
- the LOC101265269 gene encoding succinate dehydrogenase assembly factor 1, mitochondrial, translated as MGASSGPKRLSGMQKQALALYRGFLRAARSKPAEERRQIESVVSTEFRKNSKQVDRKNFIYIEYLLRRGNKQLDQLKSPDTVGLSSLSVDSSQTTGSSSS; from the coding sequence ATGGGAGCTTCCAGTGGACCAAAGCGGCTATCTGGTATGCAGAAGCAAGCACTTGCTCTATATAGAGGATTCTTAAGAGCAGCCCGCTCCAAGCCTGCTGAAGAAAGGAGGCAAATCGAGTCAGTTGTATCCACTGAGTTCCGCAAAAACTCCAAGCAAGTTGATCGTAAGAATTTCATTTATATCGAGTACTTACTTCGTCGTGGTAACAAACAACTTGATCAACTCAAAAGCCCTGATACTGTTGGATTGTCATCATTAAGTGTTGATTCTTCACAAACAACAGGTTCATCCTCCTCCTAG
- the LOC101265573 gene encoding pentatricopeptide repeat-containing protein At2g37310 has protein sequence MLGKAFILHRLKSYTNIDYTLYGYLLQLCKEHCLIRQGKQLHARLVLSSTIPSNFLASKLINFYSRNEHLKEAHHVFDEIPERNTFSWNALLIGYSSKNYHVETLKLFSLFLSENFETPHVKPDNFTVTCVLKAVSGVLGDSVLAKMIHCYVLKNGFDSDVYVLNGLIDSYSKTGDLVLAKNVFDEVPERDVVSWNSMISGYFQCGFYEECKGLYREMLHLEKFRPGGVTVVSVLQACAQSNDLMLGMEVHRYVIENGIELDIAVYNSIVALYSKCGSLDYARKLFEEMDGPDEITYGAMISGYMIYGFVDQAVNFFQEIDKPCLSTWNAVITGLVQNNLYEQALEFVRKMQLSGDQPNAVTLSSILPGISDLSFAKGGKEVHAYAIKSDCNQNIYVATGVIDTYAKLGFIQSARRVFDHTNDRSVIIWTAIISAYANHGESKAALDLFNVMLSHCIRPDSVTFTAVLAACAHSGLIDEAWRIFELLEKYGIQPSDEHYACMVGVLSRAGKLSEAVDFIRKMPIEPSARVWGALLNGASVFGDVDIGRFACSHLFEIEPENTGNYTIMANLYSKAGRWEEAQELRKNMKILGLKKITGSSWMETCQGLKSFVATDESNEKSGEVYGVLERLLGSMRDDGYVIMDEFKEETM, from the coding sequence ATGCTAGGCAAAGCCTTCATCCTCCACAGACTCAAAAGTTATACCAATATTGACTACACATTGTATGGTTATCTCTTACAATTATGCAAAGAACATTGCTTGATTCGTCAAGGCAAACAGCTCCATGCTCGTCTTGTTCTTTCTTCAACGATCCCAAGCAACTTCCTTGCTTCAAAACTCATCAATTTCTACTCAAGAAATGAACATTTGAAAGAAGCACACCATGTGTTTGATGAAATACCTGAGAGAAATACATTTTCTTGGAATGCCCTTCTAATTGGTTACTCTTCTAAGAATTACCATGTAGAAACTCTAAAgttgttttctttgtttttatctGAGAATTTTGAGACACCCCATGTGAAGCCTGATAATTTTACAGTGACTTGTGTGTTAAAAGCTGTTTCTGGGGTGTTGGGGGACTCTGTTTTGGCTAAGATGATTCAttgttatgttttaaaaaatgggTTTGATTCAGATGTGTATGTATTGAATGGTTTGATTGATTCTTACTCGAAAACGGGTGATTTGGTATTGGCGAAAAATGTGTTTGATGAAGTTCCTGAAAGGGATGTAGTGTCGTGGAATTCGATGATATCGGGTTATTTTCAATGTGGGTTTTATGAGGAATGCAAAGGATTATATAGAGAAATGCTGCATTTAGAAAAGTTTAGACCTGGTGGGGTTACGGTGGTGAGTGTTCTACAAGCTTGTGCACAGTCGAATGATCTTATGTTAGGAATGGAAGTTCACCGGTATGTTATAGAAAACGGGATTGAACTTGACATTGCAGTTTATAACTCGATTGTTGCACTGTATTCAAAATGTGGTAGCTTGGACTACGCAAGAAAGCTTTTCGAAGAGATGGATGGGCCGGATGAGATAACTTATGGTGCAATGATTTCAggctacatgatttatggaTTTGTTGATCAAGctgttaatttttttcaagaaattgaTAAACCGTGTCTGAGTACTTGGAATGCTGTGATAACAGGTCTAGTACAGAATAATTTGTACGAGCAAGCTTTAGAGTTCGTTCGAAAGATGCAGTTATCAGGTGATCAGCCTAATGCCGTGACTCTCTCGAGTATTCTTCCGGGAATTTCCGATTTATCATTTGCAAAAGGAGGAAAAGAAGTGCATGCCTATGCCATAAAGAGTGATTGTAATCAAAATATCTATGTCGCTACTGGAGTTATTGATACCTATGCAAAACTGGGGTTTATACAATCAGCAAGGCGAGTTTTTGATCACACGAACGATCGGAGTGTCATTATTTGGACGGCAATTATCTCAGCGTATGCTAACCATGGAGAATCCAAGGCTGCACTTGATCTATTTAATGTGATGCTGAGTCATTGCATAAGGCCAGATTCTGTTACATTTACTGCTGTATTGGCAGCCTGTGCCCATTCAGGACTGATTGATGAAGCttggagaatttttgagttGTTGGAGAAATATGGAATTCAGCCTTCGGATGAACATTATGCTTGCATGGTGGGGGTTCTAAGTCGAGCAGGAAAGCTATCTGAAGCAGTTGATTTCATCAGAAAGATGCCAATCGAACCAAGTGCAAGGGTTTGGGGTGCACTACTTAATGGAGCTTCAGTATTTGGTGACGTTGATATTGGTAGATTTGCATGTAGTCATTTGTTTGAAATAGAGCCTGAAAATACTGGAAACTATACCATCATGGcaaatttatattcaaaagcTGGTAGATGGGAAGAAGCTCAGGAGCTTAGGAAGAACATGAAAATTCTTGGATTGAAGAAGATTACTGGTAGTAGTTGGATGGAAACATGTCAAGGCTTAAAAAGCTTTGTAGCAACAGATGAATCAAATGAGAAGTCTGGAGAGGTTTATGGGGTACTGGAAAGATTGCTTGGTTCGATGAGGGATGACGGTTATGTGATTATGGATGAATTTAAGGAGGAAACCATGTGA
- the LOC104644293 gene encoding E3 ubiquitin-protein ligase SGR9, amyloplastic: protein MKHRDLDALLLLLLLCELRQHDPEALDLPPSRWRVVICQYIAKDALKFSSISCSNREIIMKFIDLLAKCKNFVKAMIHAGDGIGGKDRKEVATSIAVVVALPSVEASNDDNDGRKECVICKEEMKEGRDVCKLPCHHTFHWICILPWLKKRNTCPCCRYQLPSDDVYAEIQRLWEVVAKMSDSANFVGISNCN, encoded by the exons ATGAAACACCGCGATTTAGACGcgcttctcctcctcctccttctatGTGAACTACGTCAACATGATCCCGAAGCACTCGATCTACCTCCATCAAG GTGGCGCGTTGTTATTTGCCAATACATAGCTAAAGATGCACTAAAATTCTCTAGCATTAGTTGTTCCAACAGAGAAATCATAATGAAGTTTATTGATTTGCTAGCAAAGTGCAAGAACTTTGTCAAGGCCATGATTCATGCAG GTGATGGTATTGGAGGAAAAGATCGGAAGGAGGTGGCAACATCGATAGCGGTAGTAGTAGCACTACCATCAGTAGAAGCGAGCAACGACGACAACGACGGGAGGAAGGAATGTGTTATATGTAAAGAAGAGATGAAAGAAGGAAGAGATGTTTGTAAATTGCCATGTCATCATACATTTCATTGGATATGTATATTGCCTTGGTTGAAAAAAAGGAACACGTGTCCATGTTGTCGATATCAGCTACCGTCCGATGATGTTTACGCTGAGATCCAACGGTTGTGGGAAGTTGTGGCCAAGATGAGTGATAGTGCAAATTTTGTAGGAATTAGTAATTGtaattag